The nucleotide window CGGCGAGGAGTTCGAGCTGGCCGCGCGGCCGGTGACCGTCTCCGCGTTCACGCTGCACGAGGTGCGCCAGGCCACCGCGGCCGACGGCACCCCGCTGCTCGACCTGGACGTCACCGTCGACTGCTCCTCGGGCACCTACGTGCGGGCGCTCGCCCGCGACCTCGGCGCCGACCTGGGCACCGGCGGCCACCTGACCGCGCTGCGCCGCACCCGGGTCGGCCCCTACACCCTGGAGCAGGCGCACACCCTGGAGCAGCTCACCGACTCCTTCGGCGTGCTGCCCATCGGCGAGGCCGCCGCGGCGGCGTTCCCGCGCTGGGACGTGGACGAGGAGAAGGCCCGCCGGCTGATCAACGGCGTACGGCAGAAGGCCCCCGGGCTCGGCCCCGGCCCCATAGCGGTCTTCGGGCCGCAGGAGAGGTTCATCGCGCTGGTCGAGGAGCGGCGCGGGGAGACGAAGATCCTCGCCGGCTTCGCCTGACCGGCGGGGCCGCCGGGGCGGCCCGGGCACCGCGGGCCGGCCGGCGTGCGGCCCGGCCCGGCGGCCGGTGGCCCCCGCCCGACCCCGTAGTCTTGGACCCGGCACATCGAAAGAGTCAATCGGTCGGGCGAGGAGCGGTCACAGTGGAGCGCTGGCGGGGCTTGGAGGACGTTCCCGGGGGATGGGGGCGGAGCGTCGTCACCATCGGCTCGTACGACGGCGTCCACCGCGGGCACCAGCTCATCATCGGGCGGGCCGTGGAACGCGCCCGGGAGCTGGGCATCCCGTCGGTCGTGGTCACCTTCGACCCGCACCCCAGCGAGGTGGTCCGCCCCGGCAGCCACCCGCCGCTGCTCGCCGCCCACCACCGGCGCGCCGAACTCATGGCCGAACTGGGCGTGGACGCGCTGCTGATCCTGCCGTTCACCACCGAGTTCTCCGAGCTGTCGGCGGGGGACTTCGTGCGCACCGTGCTGGTGGAGGCGCTGGGCGCCAAGGTGGTCGTGGAGGGCCCCAACTTCCGCTTCGGCCACAAGGCCGCCGGCGACGTGGAGTACCTGTCGGCGCTGGGCCTGAAGTACGACTACGAGGTCGAGGTGGTCGACCTGTTCGTGACCGGTGAGGCCGGCGGCGGACTGCCGTTCTCCTCCACCCTGACCCGGCGGCTGATCGCCGAGGGCGACGTGGCCGGCGCGATGGAGATCCTGGGCCGCCCGCACCGCGTCGAGGGCGTCGTGGTGCGCGGAGCGCAGCGCGGCCGGGCGCTGGGCTACCCCACCGCCAACGTGGAGACGCTGCCGCACTCGGCGATCCCGGCGGACGGCGTCTACGCCGGATGGCTGGTGGTCGAGGGCGAGGTGATGCCCGCCGCGATCTCGGTGGGCACCAACCCGACCTTCGACGGCACCGCCCGCACCGTCGAGGCGTACGCCATCGACCGGGTGGGCCTGGACCTGTACGGGCTCCACGTGGCCGTGGACTTCCTGGCGTTCCTGCGCGGCCAGGAGAAGTTCGACTCCGTGGACGCGCTGCTGGAGCGGATGGCCGACGACGTCAAGCGGGCCCGGGAACTGCTGGAGTCGGCGGAGGCGTGAGCCCCGCCGCCCGGCGGATACGGAAGAAGGGGCCGCCCGGACGTCTCGCGTCCGGGCGGCCCCTTCTAGCGTGCGGTGTCAGGGCGTCACTGCTGCGGCGGCGGGGGCGGCGGGTAGCCGTACCCCTGCGGCGGCTGCGGCCAGCCGGGCGGCGGGTGCTCGGCGCCGGGGTGCTGCTGCGGGGGAGCCTGGTCGGGGCCGGACTGGCCCTGCCGTTCGACGGAGCCGGGCTGCGCCGGCCAGTGCGGCGCAGGGCCGGGGGCCGGGGCGTAGCCGGGCGGCACGGCCCCGTACGGCGCCGCCGGGAAGGCGCCCTCCCCGGTGCCGTACGGCTGGCCCTGGCCCGGCACCGGGGGTGCCAGGTGCGGCGGCTGCGCCTGGCCCTCGCCCTGCGTCCACAGCCCTTGTGCCTGCTGGGCCCGGGTGAAGTCCTCGGCGACCATCGCGGCGAGGTTGAAGTACGCCTCCCGTGTCTTGGGCCGCATCATGTCCAGGTCGACCTCGGCGCCCGCGGCCAGGTGCTCGTCGAACGGCACCACCACGACCCCCCGGCAGCGGGTCTCGAAGTGGGCCACGATGTCCTCGACCTTGATCATCTTGCCGGTCTCGCGGACCCCGGAGATCACCGTCAGGCTGCGCTGCACCAGCTCGGCGTAGCCGTGCGCGGAGAGCCAGTCCAGCGTGGTGCTGGCGCTGCTGGCGCCGTCGACGGAGGGGGTGGAGATGATGATGAGCTGGTCGGCGAGGTCGAGCACGCCGCGCATGGCGCTGTAGAGCAGCCCGGTGCCCGAGTCGGTGAGGATGATCGGGTACTGCCGCCCCAGCACGTCGATGGCGCGCCGGTAGTCCTCGTCGTTGAAGGTCGTGGAGACCGCCGGGTCCACGTCGTTGGCGATGATCTCCAGCCCGGAGGGGGCCTGCGAGGTGAACCGCCGGATGTCCATGTAGCTGTGCAGGTACGGGATGGCCTGCACCAGGTCGCGGATGGTGGCGCCGGTCTCCCGGCGCACCCGGCGGCCGAGCGTGCCGGCGTCCGGGTTGGCGTCGATCGCCAGGATCTTGTCCTGCCGCTCGGAGGCGAGGGTGGAGCCCAGCGCGGTGGTCGTGGTGGTCTTGCCGACGCCGCCCTTGAGGCTGATCACGGCTATCCGGTAGCAGGAGAGCACCGGGGTGCGGATCAGCTCAAGCTTGCGCTGGCGCTCGGCCTCGGCCGCCTTGCCGCCGATGCGGAACGGGGAGCGGCCGGGCAGGTTGCCGCCGGGCTTGCGGACCTTGGGCTGGTTGCGCAGCAGCCGGTCGGAGGAGAGCTCGACGGCCGCGGTGTACCCCAGCGGGGCCCCGCCCACGGTGCGCTGCCGCTGCTCGGGGGAGACCGTGGGCCAGCCGCCGGTACGCGGATCGGCCGGCGGCTGGACGCCGTCCGGGGTGGCCGGCGGCATCGGCACGCCGGGCTGGCCGGGGTGCGGGTAGCCGTAGCCGGGCTGCGGCGGATGGGGCTGCGCGGGCGGCTGCGGGTAGCCGTAACCGGTGGGCGGGGCGGGCGGGTTGGCGGGGTGGCCGCCGAACGCCGGTGCGTTGAGCGGGGGTTGCTGGGCGGTGCCGTCGGGGCCCGGGGCGGGCGGCGGCAACGGGGCGCCGGTGGCGTACGGGTTGGCCGGGTACGCCGGGCCGGGCGGCGGCATGTGCGGCGGGTAGCCGGGGGCCGGCGGCTGCGGTGCCGGGGGCGCGGCGTCGGCGGGGTGCGGCGCGGGCGGGGCGGCGGGCGGCGGGGCCGGCTGGTACTGCGGCGGCAGCGGCGGCACCGCGTTCTGCGGGGCGGGCGCGGGCGGCCAGCCGGGGGCGGCGGGCTGCGGCGCGGCCGGCGGCGGGGTCGCGTTGGGCGGGGCCGGGTGCGGGGCGCCCTCGGCGGCGGCGCCGTGCGTCGCGTCGGCCTGCGCCCACGGCGGCGCGGGGGCCGGTGCCGTCGGGGTGCCGCCGGGCGCGGCGTCGGCCGGGGGCGTCTCGGGGACGGGCGGAACGGCGGGCGCCGGGGCGGCCGGCGGCTGCGCGGGGGCGGGGGGCCGGGGACCGGCGGGGTCGGCGGCGTCGCCGGTGGCCGGGGCGGCGGGCGGCGCGGCCGGCGCCGGGGTGGCCGACGGGGTCGACTGGGCCGCGGCGGCCTGCGACGGGCCGGCCGGATCGCCCGGACCCGCCGCCTCCTTGAGCTTCTTCATCGACAGCGCCGAGAACCGTTCGGTGGAGCGGGACACCTCCGGCGACATCCCCGGGTTGTCCGGCACGACGGTGCTGCCCGCGGCCTCCGCGGGGCCGGCGGCGGGCTCCTGGAGCTTCTTGGGGTCCTTCAGCGACAGCGCGCTGAAGCGCATCGTGGACTGGTGGGGCACCGCGCCCTTGGGCTCGCCCCCGTCCGGCGCCGGGTCGTCCGCCCGCACGCCGGACGCGCCGGTGTCGCCCGGCGCCGGGATCAGCGGCGGGCCCTGCGGGGGCGGCGGCACCACCTTGGGCGCGGGCGCCGACTCGGACTCCTCGGTCGCGGACGAACCACCGGCGTCCTCACCATTCGTCATGTACCAGGCGGGCGGCGTGTAGTCGATGGTGAACTCGCCCGTGTAGTCGGCTTCGGTCGACCGCCCGTCGCCGCCGACGCGGTTCTCGTCCCGATCGCTGCTCACTGTGCCTCCTGGATCGCTGTCATGCTCGCGAACGGCCATGTCGTCGCGGGCGCGCGGCACTTGAGGGTGGCGGCGGCGACCGCCGCGTCCCACGGTGGAACTGTCCCCCGCACCGCGGCAGCCCGCGCCGGCCGGCCCCCGCTCCGTGTTCCAGGGGTCCCGCGGAGCCCGGACGGGACACCTGCCCGTACGCACTCCCTGCCGCTCTCAAGGACAGCCTAATCGTGCCGCGCCCCTCGACGGCAGGGCCTTCACCCCGCCACCACGGCGAGGCCGTCCCGCCCCCGCCGTACCCGGCGGCCGGGGCGAGCGGCCCGACAACCCGGCGCCGCCGTCAGTCCACCCGGCGGGCGACGCCGAGCAGCGCCGTCTCCTCCGCGGTCGGCCGGGTGGTGACCACCTCGCGGTACGTGCGCGTACACCACATCGTGACGTTGTCGGCCAGCTCCGGCAGCGTCCCGGCCTCCGGCGCCGGCACCGACATCACCCGGCCGATCAGCCGTGCCTCGTCCGGCGAGACCCGCTGGACACCCACCACCGAGGCGCTCTCCAGCAATTGCGGCGCGGTGGGCCCCAGGTACGGAAGGAGCGTCAGCACCGACTGCCACGGCGCCGCCGTCACCCGTCCCCGGGGCGGCCGTATCCCGGCGTCCCGCACCACCAGCACCGGCGAGGTCACCGAGGCGCCCTGCGGCGGCACCCGGCCGACCTCGTGCACCGTCACGCACTGCTGGCCGCCGCCCGCCGCCTGGGCCAGCGCCGACCACAACCGGGGCCGGCCGGTCTCCACGGCCACCCGGGCCCCGACGGCCGCGGTGCGCAACGCGATCACCTGGGCCGTCCACACCCCGCCGACCAGCACGACCTCCAGCGGGGCAGGCCGCCCCAGCCCCAGCACCGCCGGTCTGCCCTGGGCGTCCGCGCCGATCACCACGCCGTCGTCACCGACCGGCAGACCGACGCCGCCGAGCTGCTCCACCGGCAGCGTGTGCCGCACCCGGCGCGGCCCGCGCAGCCCCGAACCCAGCCGACCCCGTGCCCTCACCGCGTACCTCCCAACGGCAGCGTCGCCAGCGCCCCCGGCACCTGCTCGTGGTCCAGGCGCACCAGACCGACCTTGACCCCGCGCGCCGCCCGCTCCAACTGCCGACGCGCCGCCGTCAGTTCACCGTCGCTGCGCCCGGTGATCCGCACGTGCCCGGTGAGCGCCGCCCCGCCGCCCGGCCCACGGCCCACGGTGAGCGAGAAGGTGCTCGCCAGCGCGGGCATCGAGGTGAGCAGCGCGACCAGGTTGGGCGCCGGGGTGGCCCCGGGGCCCAACCGGGGCCAGCGGGCCACCCAGTACGTGGTGTGCCAGCGGTCGTCGCACCGCCAGGTGCGGGCCGTCTCCCGGGTGCGGCGCGCCGGGACGTCCGCCCGGCCCGCCCGCTCGCCGGCTCGCGGGTTGGCGCAACTCGCCGTCTCCACCGCCGACATCAGCTCCGCCTCGGTCAGCAGCGTCGCCTCGAAACCGGCCGCCGCCAACCGCGCGGCGAGCTGGTCGGCCGCCCGCACCACCGCCCGCTGCGCCCCGGCCAGGCCACCGCCCCGGGCCCGCACCGCCTCCGCGCACAACTGCGGGTCGAGCTTGAGCGCCACCCACGTCAGCCGCACCGCGGGCGCCCCCGAACCGGCCTGCAACGGACCGTAGGAGCGGGCGGCCAGCGCCTCACCGGGCAGATGCGGGGCCGGCGCCGGCTGGGTGTGCTGGACCACCTGCACCGACTCCAGGCGTATGCCGTCCACCTCCAGCGCCCCGTACAGCAAATCCAGCGGCAGCGGACGCGCGGTGCGCCCCGGGCGCAGCGGACGGTCGCGCGACTGGACCAGGAGCACCGCGGAGAGGAACGTGCCGTCCCCCACCAGCCCGGCCTCCCGCCCGCCCCGGCCCGTCCAGCGGTAGGTGCGCAGACTCGGATCGCACTCCACGGCGGGGGCGAACCCCGGATCGACCCCGGCCGCCGGGGACCCGGTCGCGGACCTGCGGCGCCGGGCCAGCCCCCAGGCCGCCAGCAGCCACTCCAGGGCCGGCCGATGCCTGCGCCGCACCACCGCCACCAGCACCAGCGCTGCGGCCACCACCGCGGCCGGCACCAGCAGCCACGGCTCGGTGACGTACGCCAGCAGCAGCACGGCCGCCGCCGCCTCCACCAGCACCAACTGCTGCAACCGCACCGGGCCCAGCCGCCCCGTCCGGGGCTGCGGCCGGGGCACCACACCGGGACCGGACGCACCGGCCCGCGGGTCCGGCGCACCGGAAGCGCGCCGCGCCCCCCGGACCGTCACCGTGCCGCTCATCCCCGCCACCCCCTGCGCGTACTGCCGCGAACCGCCCTGCCGCGGTCGCCGGTCCGGAGCGCCCAGCCGCACCCGCGCGGCACACCCCGACCCTCAACCGGCATAGTAGAGGCCCGGTACGACAACGCCCGTCCGGCGAGCGCCGAGCGCGCCCGGAACGGGCCACCGGTGACGTCCGGCCGACAGCGTCCGGAACGTGCACGGCTGGGGGAGGCACACGCAGGCATGGCTTCACGGCGGGACGAGCTCAACGCCTACACCTTCGCACGCAAAAGGACCGTGGCCGCGTTCCTGCGCCCCTCGGCCGGCGGCTCCGACGAGGGGGCGCCACGGCCGCTGAAGGCGC belongs to Streptantibioticus cattleyicolor NRRL 8057 = DSM 46488 and includes:
- a CDS encoding bifunctional riboflavin kinase/FAD synthetase, encoding MERWRGLEDVPGGWGRSVVTIGSYDGVHRGHQLIIGRAVERARELGIPSVVVTFDPHPSEVVRPGSHPPLLAAHHRRAELMAELGVDALLILPFTTEFSELSAGDFVRTVLVEALGAKVVVEGPNFRFGHKAAGDVEYLSALGLKYDYEVEVVDLFVTGEAGGGLPFSSTLTRRLIAEGDVAGAMEILGRPHRVEGVVVRGAQRGRALGYPTANVETLPHSAIPADGVYAGWLVVEGEVMPAAISVGTNPTFDGTARTVEAYAIDRVGLDLYGLHVAVDFLAFLRGQEKFDSVDALLERMADDVKRARELLESAEA
- the eccE gene encoding type VII secretion protein EccE — its product is MSGTVTVRGARRASGAPDPRAGASGPGVVPRPQPRTGRLGPVRLQQLVLVEAAAAVLLLAYVTEPWLLVPAAVVAAALVLVAVVRRRHRPALEWLLAAWGLARRRRSATGSPAAGVDPGFAPAVECDPSLRTYRWTGRGGREAGLVGDGTFLSAVLLVQSRDRPLRPGRTARPLPLDLLYGALEVDGIRLESVQVVQHTQPAPAPHLPGEALAARSYGPLQAGSGAPAVRLTWVALKLDPQLCAEAVRARGGGLAGAQRAVVRAADQLAARLAAAGFEATLLTEAELMSAVETASCANPRAGERAGRADVPARRTRETARTWRCDDRWHTTYWVARWPRLGPGATPAPNLVALLTSMPALASTFSLTVGRGPGGGAALTGHVRITGRSDGELTAARRQLERAARGVKVGLVRLDHEQVPGALATLPLGGTR
- a CDS encoding SCO5717 family growth-regulating ATPase, which produces MSSDRDENRVGGDGRSTEADYTGEFTIDYTPPAWYMTNGEDAGGSSATEESESAPAPKVVPPPPQGPPLIPAPGDTGASGVRADDPAPDGGEPKGAVPHQSTMRFSALSLKDPKKLQEPAAGPAEAAGSTVVPDNPGMSPEVSRSTERFSALSMKKLKEAAGPGDPAGPSQAAAAQSTPSATPAPAAPPAAPATGDAADPAGPRPPAPAQPPAAPAPAVPPVPETPPADAAPGGTPTAPAPAPPWAQADATHGAAAEGAPHPAPPNATPPPAAPQPAAPGWPPAPAPQNAVPPLPPQYQPAPPPAAPPAPHPADAAPPAPQPPAPGYPPHMPPPGPAYPANPYATGAPLPPPAPGPDGTAQQPPLNAPAFGGHPANPPAPPTGYGYPQPPAQPHPPQPGYGYPHPGQPGVPMPPATPDGVQPPADPRTGGWPTVSPEQRQRTVGGAPLGYTAAVELSSDRLLRNQPKVRKPGGNLPGRSPFRIGGKAAEAERQRKLELIRTPVLSCYRIAVISLKGGVGKTTTTTALGSTLASERQDKILAIDANPDAGTLGRRVRRETGATIRDLVQAIPYLHSYMDIRRFTSQAPSGLEIIANDVDPAVSTTFNDEDYRRAIDVLGRQYPIILTDSGTGLLYSAMRGVLDLADQLIIISTPSVDGASSASTTLDWLSAHGYAELVQRSLTVISGVRETGKMIKVEDIVAHFETRCRGVVVVPFDEHLAAGAEVDLDMMRPKTREAYFNLAAMVAEDFTRAQQAQGLWTQGEGQAQPPHLAPPVPGQGQPYGTGEGAFPAAPYGAVPPGYAPAPGPAPHWPAQPGSVERQGQSGPDQAPPQQHPGAEHPPPGWPQPPQGYGYPPPPPPQQ
- the truB gene encoding tRNA pseudouridine(55) synthase TruB codes for the protein MRRSGTGPDGLVVVDKPAGLTSHTVVSRIRKLAGTRRVGHAGTLDPMATGVLVIGVERATRLLGHLALTSKTYQATIRLGQDTVTDDAEGEVTATASAARVTRAAIDTGIAKLTGDILQVPAKVSAIKVDGQRSHRLVRAGEEFELAARPVTVSAFTLHEVRQATAADGTPLLDLDVTVDCSSGTYVRALARDLGADLGTGGHLTALRRTRVGPYTLEQAHTLEQLTDSFGVLPIGEAAAAAFPRWDVDEEKARRLINGVRQKAPGLGPGPIAVFGPQERFIALVEERRGETKILAGFA